One Bacteroidota bacterium DNA window includes the following coding sequences:
- a CDS encoding 2-C-methyl-D-erythritol 2,4-cyclodiphosphate synthase — MKIKVGFGYDVHQLKEGNELWIGGIKIEHTKGTIAHSDGDVLIHAICDALLGAANLRDIGFQFPDTAVEFSGIDSKILLKRTVELLEEKSFSVGNIDSTICLQKPKLKDKIPEMQRILSKILKINEDDISIKATTTEKLGFVGKEDGISAYATVLIEKIVFIK; from the coding sequence ATGAAAATTAAGGTAGGCTTTGGATACGATGTTCACCAGTTGAAAGAAGGAAACGAGCTTTGGATAGGAGGAATAAAAATTGAACATACGAAAGGTACAATTGCTCATTCCGATGGCGATGTACTGATTCATGCAATTTGCGATGCGCTGCTTGGTGCGGCAAATCTCAGAGATATAGGATTTCAATTTCCTGATACAGCAGTTGAATTTTCAGGGATCGACAGTAAAATTCTACTAAAACGTACTGTAGAATTATTGGAAGAAAAATCATTTTCTGTTGGAAATATTGATTCTACAATTTGTCTTCAAAAACCAAAACTGAAAGACAAAATTCCGGAAATGCAAAGAATACTATCGAAGATTTTGAAAATAAACGAAGATGATATTTCGATAAAAGCAACCACCACCGAAAAACTTGGTTTTGTTGGAAAAGAAGATGGAATTTCTGCTTATGCTACGGTTTTGATTGAGAAAATAGTTTTCATAAAATAA
- the porV gene encoding type IX secretion system outer membrane channel protein PorV: MIKYLKFIVLVLILTFGKSSYSQITTGELTGQVNTITSAVPFLLIAPDSRGGGFGDAGVATTPDVFSQHYNPAKFAFINGDVGGGISYTPWLRALINDINLSYLAGYYKIGKTQVLSSSLRYFSLGNIVFTDIVGNTTGQFNPNEWAFDFAYSRLLSRKLSGSIALRYIYSNLTGGQSVQGTESHPGHAVAGDVSFYYQDPITFFEKDALLAFGVNFSNLGSKISYTENAQKDFIPANFKFGGALTIDIDDYNSIMFCADINKLLVPTPAIYDTDSITGEEVILYGKDDNISTATAIFQSWYDAPGAVMSDGTRSVFREELNELTYSLGMEYWYSKQFALRLGYFYEAPTKGNREFFTVGLGLKLNVFGLDFSYLVPTQQRNPLENTLRFSLTFDVEALASQSKDSMSKTPEM, encoded by the coding sequence ATGATTAAGTATCTGAAATTTATAGTATTAGTTTTAATTTTAACCTTTGGTAAATCTTCTTATTCTCAAATCACTACAGGAGAATTAACAGGACAGGTAAACACAATCACTTCCGCAGTACCCTTTCTATTGATTGCCCCTGACTCAAGAGGCGGCGGATTTGGAGATGCTGGCGTTGCAACAACACCTGATGTGTTTTCTCAACATTATAATCCTGCAAAATTTGCCTTTATAAATGGGGATGTTGGAGGCGGAATATCTTATACCCCTTGGCTTCGAGCATTGATAAACGATATAAACTTATCATACCTTGCAGGCTACTACAAAATTGGAAAAACACAAGTATTGAGTAGCTCTCTTCGCTACTTTTCACTCGGAAATATTGTGTTTACTGATATTGTGGGAAATACAACAGGACAGTTTAACCCAAATGAATGGGCATTTGATTTTGCATATTCAAGGCTTCTTTCAAGAAAATTATCAGGTAGTATTGCTTTAAGATACATTTACTCTAATCTTACAGGCGGGCAGTCGGTTCAAGGAACGGAATCGCATCCTGGACATGCTGTTGCAGGAGATGTCTCATTTTATTATCAAGATCCAATCACATTTTTTGAAAAAGATGCACTTCTGGCATTCGGAGTAAATTTTTCTAATCTTGGCTCCAAAATTTCATATACAGAAAATGCCCAAAAAGATTTTATCCCTGCAAACTTTAAATTTGGTGGAGCATTAACTATTGATATTGACGATTATAACTCAATAATGTTTTGTGCTGACATAAACAAACTTTTGGTTCCTACTCCAGCAATTTACGATACAGATTCGATAACAGGCGAAGAAGTAATTCTTTACGGGAAAGACGACAATATTTCTACAGCAACTGCAATTTTTCAGTCGTGGTATGATGCTCCCGGTGCTGTAATGTCTGATGGAACAAGAAGTGTTTTTCGTGAAGAATTGAATGAACTTACTTATTCTCTTGGAATGGAATATTGGTACTCAAAACAATTTGCCTTACGACTTGGATATTTTTACGAAGCTCCAACAAAAGGTAATCGTGAATTTTTTACCGTAGGATTAGGCTTAAAACTTAATGTGTTTGGTTTAGATTTTTCATATTTAGTTCCAACTCAACAACGCAACCCTCTTGAAAATACTCTAAGATTTTCTTTGACTTTTGATGTTGAGGCGCTTGCTTCCCAATCGAAAGATTCTATGAGTAAAACTCCTGAGATGTAG